A genomic segment from Tuwongella immobilis encodes:
- a CDS encoding HK97 family phage prohead protease: MGWGEGPLGFPMEDGVARVVESVMKSLPGDLAYRYRKMTILEPTLAVDADIRGDISWITTEEPDREGDIVEPGGLDDSQYRVNPVVTWNHDYALPAVGYAAWWRVGESGGRRGVLAKTVYPRRPADWTAPRWAPDDCFELVRAGLLRGKSIGFLPLQVRAPSAAEIRADSRLARVRHRIERWLLLEYACCALPVQPYAVVTQCEGGDSPQVSTNAAVATHSGSDSPAIARLNWTAIGQQIARQRLQQFCG; encoded by the coding sequence ATGGGATGGGGAGAGGGGCCGTTGGGGTTTCCGATGGAGGATGGGGTTGCGCGGGTGGTGGAGTCGGTGATGAAGTCGCTTCCGGGTGACTTGGCATATCGGTATCGGAAGATGACGATTTTGGAGCCGACATTGGCGGTGGATGCTGACATACGGGGTGACATATCGTGGATTACGACGGAGGAGCCGGACCGGGAGGGGGACATTGTGGAGCCGGGCGGGTTGGACGATTCGCAGTATCGGGTGAATCCGGTGGTGACGTGGAATCACGATTACGCGTTGCCGGCAGTGGGGTATGCGGCGTGGTGGCGGGTAGGGGAATCGGGTGGTCGGCGGGGGGTCTTGGCGAAGACGGTGTATCCGCGTCGGCCGGCGGATTGGACAGCACCGCGTTGGGCACCGGACGACTGTTTTGAGTTGGTGCGAGCGGGGTTATTGCGGGGGAAATCGATTGGATTTTTGCCGTTGCAGGTGCGTGCGCCGTCGGCGGCGGAGATTCGGGCGGATTCTCGGCTGGCCCGCGTTCGGCACCGAATCGAGCGCTGGTTGCTGTTGGAATATGCGTGCTGTGCGCTGCCGGTGCAGCCATATGCGGTGGTGACGCAATGCGAGGGTGGCGATTCGCCGCAAGTATCGACCAATGCAGCGGTTGCGACCCATTCGGGATCGGATTCCCCGGCGATTGCTCGGCTGAATTGGACGGCGATCGGCCAGCAGATTGCCCGGCAACGATTGCAGCAGTTTTGTGGCTAA
- a CDS encoding phage portal protein, whose translation MRQWLSRTLQSWRRSRLGSASGPSGSPLGSPAWAGEFHNKRREPTSQELLRELKNTAYACASINASVCAAFPPRLFFRSVGSHSGQLPGKLPGGGTTRALPPAIAKAMARATRADRVDEVIDHPLLTLLDRVNPVHNLHDLLELTTLEQEIHGTAYWLIQNGPHGYPDAIWPLPAHLVTPTRRPESTALVDAYEYRVGTTTQQFAPSEIIAFRYPHPRDPYGPGLSPLRAVFEQISLSGDFLAFKQAIWGNVGLPGVIISPAEVLSDRERHRIEQEWNAKFRNGGQGRALVAESGLNVEIIQQSLGDLALLAEQAFTKEEIANAFGVPVAMLTKETNLSNLQASQTLHASLAIRPRLKRRDQKLNEQLVPRFDPTGNLFFQSDDPLHENADYLLQQQDHDLRQGVRTINEIRSDRGLDPVPWGTTPWLPLSHAPIDWQRRPDYAPRTGRNRNPDSSS comes from the coding sequence ATGCGACAGTGGCTTTCTCGAACGCTGCAATCCTGGCGACGCTCGCGCCTCGGCTCCGCATCCGGTCCATCCGGTTCGCCCTTGGGTAGCCCCGCCTGGGCCGGCGAATTCCACAACAAACGCCGCGAGCCGACCAGTCAAGAATTGCTCCGCGAACTGAAGAACACGGCCTACGCCTGCGCGAGTATCAATGCATCGGTCTGTGCCGCGTTTCCGCCGCGACTGTTTTTCCGCAGCGTTGGCAGCCACTCCGGTCAACTCCCTGGCAAACTCCCTGGCGGTGGTACCACTCGCGCCCTGCCGCCGGCCATCGCCAAAGCCATGGCCCGCGCGACCCGTGCCGATCGCGTCGATGAAGTCATCGACCACCCGCTACTCACCCTGCTCGACCGCGTCAATCCCGTGCATAACCTGCACGATTTGCTCGAACTCACCACCCTGGAACAGGAGATTCATGGCACCGCCTATTGGCTCATCCAAAATGGCCCGCACGGCTATCCCGATGCCATCTGGCCACTGCCCGCCCACCTGGTCACCCCCACCCGGCGACCCGAATCCACCGCCCTGGTCGATGCCTACGAATATCGCGTGGGCACCACCACCCAGCAATTTGCGCCCAGCGAAATCATCGCCTTTCGCTACCCGCACCCCCGCGACCCCTACGGTCCCGGATTGTCACCCCTGCGCGCCGTCTTCGAGCAAATCTCCCTCAGCGGCGATTTCCTCGCCTTCAAACAAGCCATCTGGGGCAACGTCGGTCTGCCTGGCGTGATTATCTCACCCGCCGAAGTGCTCTCCGATCGCGAACGACACCGCATCGAACAGGAATGGAACGCGAAATTTCGCAACGGCGGACAAGGCCGCGCACTCGTCGCCGAATCCGGACTCAATGTCGAAATCATCCAGCAATCCCTCGGCGATCTCGCCCTGCTCGCCGAACAAGCATTCACCAAAGAAGAAATCGCCAACGCCTTCGGAGTCCCCGTTGCCATGCTCACCAAAGAAACCAACCTCTCCAACCTGCAAGCCTCCCAAACCCTCCACGCATCCCTCGCCATCCGACCCCGCCTCAAACGACGGGACCAAAAACTCAACGAACAACTCGTCCCACGCTTCGACCCCACCGGCAACCTCTTCTTCCAAAGCGATGACCCACTCCATGAAAACGCCGACTACCTCCTCCAACAACAAGACCACGACCTCCGCCAAGGCGTCCGAACCATCAACGAAATCCGCTCCGATCGCGGCCTCGATCCCGTCCCCTGGGGCACTACCCCCTGGCTCCCACTCTCCCACGCACCCATCGATTGGCAACGCCGCCCCGACTACGCCCCACGCACCGGCCGCAACCGAAACCCCGACTCCTCCAGCTAA
- a CDS encoding terminase large subunit domain-containing protein — translation MTVDTLALACDPCEILRAQGMQPDPWQQRFLLDESRYTLLCCSRGAGKSRCASAKALHYALFRPRSTVLVTSRTQRQSEELFRYILQGYAAVERPVPAIQQTQSLLELANGSRILALPGTEETIRAYQGVQLLLIDEAARVSDSLYRSVRPMLGVSRGAMIAISTPFGQRGWFWQAWSDAAAHWQRIRIPWNDCPRLTPEFIDAERRACGDAWIRQEYECSFESQTGLVFPEMVTRCAIDPVPQFVPATLGGIDFGYRNPFAAIWGHRDGDDVLWITGERYASEQSIHTHAAALCGPSLQGVLWYADPAAPESIDALRRAGFRIRKGNNAIAAGIAAVRARIETGRLKIDRSACPNLLAESQRYHYDPEQPGENPVDADNHALAALRYLVSRLDVDFVRHYLRQHPPHSDADAPAHADAVADAARSFPNDQEDLPESAQPQHATEPGPLPTTMPTSTPDHPTRFQQPPPFENDDHWHPL, via the coding sequence ATGACCGTCGATACACTCGCACTCGCATGTGATCCCTGCGAGATTTTGCGGGCACAGGGCATGCAGCCCGACCCCTGGCAGCAGCGATTCTTACTCGACGAATCCCGATACACCCTGCTTTGTTGCAGTCGCGGGGCCGGAAAAAGCCGCTGCGCCAGCGCCAAAGCCTTGCATTATGCCCTATTTCGGCCACGCTCCACGGTCTTAGTGACCTCCCGCACCCAACGGCAAAGCGAGGAATTATTCCGGTACATTCTCCAAGGCTACGCGGCAGTCGAACGCCCGGTGCCCGCCATTCAACAGACGCAATCGCTTCTGGAATTGGCCAATGGCAGCCGCATTCTCGCACTTCCGGGCACGGAAGAGACGATCCGCGCCTATCAGGGCGTGCAATTGCTACTCATTGACGAAGCCGCCCGCGTCAGCGATTCGCTGTATCGCAGCGTCCGCCCCATGTTGGGCGTGTCACGCGGGGCAATGATCGCCATTTCCACGCCGTTTGGGCAACGCGGCTGGTTTTGGCAAGCCTGGAGCGATGCCGCCGCCCATTGGCAGCGCATCCGCATCCCCTGGAACGACTGCCCGCGATTAACCCCGGAGTTTATTGATGCCGAACGCCGCGCTTGCGGCGACGCCTGGATTCGCCAGGAATACGAGTGCAGCTTCGAGAGCCAAACCGGGCTGGTCTTCCCGGAAATGGTCACCCGCTGCGCCATCGACCCCGTTCCGCAATTCGTGCCGGCCACCCTCGGCGGCATCGATTTTGGCTACCGCAACCCGTTCGCGGCCATCTGGGGCCACCGCGACGGAGACGATGTTCTCTGGATCACCGGCGAACGCTACGCCAGCGAACAGAGCATCCACACGCATGCCGCCGCATTATGTGGACCCAGTCTTCAGGGAGTTCTCTGGTATGCTGATCCTGCTGCCCCCGAATCGATTGATGCCTTGCGCCGTGCTGGATTTCGCATTCGCAAGGGGAACAACGCCATCGCCGCTGGAATTGCCGCCGTGCGGGCACGCATCGAAACCGGCCGCCTGAAAATCGATCGCTCCGCCTGTCCGAATCTGTTGGCCGAGTCGCAACGCTACCACTACGACCCCGAACAACCCGGCGAAAATCCCGTGGATGCCGACAATCACGCACTCGCCGCCCTGCGCTATTTGGTCAGCCGCTTGGATGTCGATTTTGTCCGGCACTACCTGCGACAGCATCCGCCGCACTCCGATGCCGATGCCCCTGCTCATGCCGATGCAGTTGCTGATGCCGCCCGAAGTTTCCCGAACGACCAGGAGGATCTGCCCGAATCCGCACAACCGCAGCATGCGACCGAACCGGGACCACTCCCGACCACGATGCCAACATCGACTCCCGATCATCCCACGCGATTTCAGCAACCGCCGCCGTTCGAGAACGACGACCATTGGCACCCCCTGTAA